The DNA region CATGACTATAAACTTGCTGTGCTCAGCTCGGTGGCGAACTCTGCTTAAAATCTGAAATGCACCTTGATCCTGCCAGTCCCCATACCCTGGAGTTTAGGGTTGTCCTTGACAGCTGCTGATATGGATCATTTTGCCCCCTCAGGTTTGATCTGTGGGTGGATTAAATACAACCCCATTTTGTTGGCTTCTGTGATTATAAAACATGGTGTTTTATGATTTTGGGTGTGTTTGGGTTTAACCATTGAAGTATCTTGGGATGTCTTTGTACATTTCAGATGCTATACAAATGCAAGTCTTTGGTGTTGGTGATTACAAGTTTTCAGTTAATTGTTGTGCCCCCTCTGTACAGGTTATCAGACACTGGGTGAGGAGTATGTTAACATCATCCAGGTGGACTCCAGTGGGCGGCGGGTGCCTTCCCGAGTCAGGCGGGCAGCTCTCATCATCCTTCACACCTGTGTTCCTTACCTGCTGGAGCGGGGACTAAACCGCCTGGAGTTGGACCTGCAAGCTGAGAGCGAGGGCGTCCATGCACTGGAGAGCAGATGGGTGCTGGTACGGCCCAGGGTCTCGCAGTGGCTTCAGAGCACAGTTGGTGCCCTGTCCGAGCAGCAGAAGAAAGTGCTGCTGCAGGCAATCTATGTTCTGCGACAGGTGATCTCCTTGCTGCACCGCTTGCACCTGGGCATCTTCTACCTCAATGGTGCTTTCTACCACATCGCCAAAAGACTTACCAGCATCACCTATGTAAGTCGTTTCTGTGTCGGTCCACTAAGATCAGTAGGCAATATACCAGAAGGTATAGaaagttctagtcacctcatcacaggaaggatgtgggaagcTTTAGacaaggtgcagaggagatttaccaagatgttgcctggattgaacaccatgccttatgaggaaagctagggtttttctctttggagcttaGGAGGACGAACGAAGACTTAATAGTGGTTGGTATACAAgacaataagaggcatagatggacaAAACTTTTTTCAGTGTGGAAAtactattttttctttctatctttttccaatatttttattaaatttcatatacacaaatacagagTTCATAAGGATACtgattataaatcaaaataagatagcacaaaatACATATAATCACAGTATCCCATATTGATAATCAAGTAAAATAAATTGAGTAATGAAATACACTAGTATGGTTAATTTAATTATTAAAAGAAATCTACACCCCATACtatttttttcaaattttattttttttaagcgggtcgcaccagacagtcagccattatTGTCTGGCGAGTGGtatcaggattggtctcctttcagattaaccGGGTCATGATATGAAttttcctgactcgacccttgtatgtttttacgaggccaaggggatagcttgacgctcaacccagcacagatggaaagtgtgctcggagggtggcccgacttggattcgaactcgggagccttcgctccggagtctggtgctgatgccattgCGCCACCAGCTGGCCAGGATACATACTTCAAGATACATtgggctcttccagcccaatgggccacaccgcccagcaacccacctgtttaacacCAGCTTAATCACGAGAcagtttacaatgtccaattaacctagtaaccaaCCTGTGTTTGCacaatggggagaacatacaaactccttacagaattgaactccaatttcccgatgtcccaagctgtaatagcgtcgtgcTGACTCCtgtgatcttggagtaggttaaatgatAGGCACAACTTcacaggccgaagggcctgtacaatgctgtactgttctatattctatggccCTACATTGTAGACAGGAAGGGTCCTTCTTTAAATTAAATGTTTCTTTTATTGGGGAGGTTCTGAGAATCATAGGCAAGGCCACTGTTCACTGCCATCCCTAACTATGCCCAGGAGAAGATGCTGATGAGCCATCTTAAACTGCAGCTGCTCTGGCGAATGTCTCCCCACAGTTCTGAAGGACTGAAAATAAAGACAGACTGTGACTTGGGAGGGAAACATACAGGTGGTGGTACACCTACTACCATTGTTCTTGGAGAGAATTCAGGTATGGGAGGTGATGCCTTGGTTGCCTGAGTGAACTGCTGTGTATTTGGTAAATGGTACATATTGCAACTGGTGATAAAGGAATTTATGCTTAGTGGCTAGATGCTTTGGGATTGTGTTGAACCTCTTGAGAGTTGATGGATGGTAGCTGCACCCGTCTCTGTAGttatcctgaatcatgggaagttcacatctacaggtgtgctgggctgtctgcaccactctctgcagggtcctgcgattcAGGGAAgtactgttcccataccaggcagtgatgcagccagtcaggattgtgcccctgtaggaagtccttaggatttggagaCTCATATGAAATTTCTTCAACCGGCTGAGgtaaaagaggcgctgttgtgcttttctcaccacacagccaatatgtacagaccatgtgagaccCTTGGTAATGtatatgctgaggaacttaaaactgttcaccctctcaaccccagatccattggtcaataggagttagcctgtctccattcctcctgtagtccacaaccagctcttttgttcttgcaattgggggaggggttgttttcttgtaaccactgtgtcagggtgatgacctcttctctgtaggttgcctcattattatttgagataaggcccaatcaatgtagtatcatcagcaaatttaattagcagattggagctgtggagatgaccaaggtgcaggtcgcTTCGGCAgcaggggctcagtgttggcgataTTGAACTGAGCGTAAAAATGATTCAGcttatctgggagagaggcagcgatgttgtcagcaccactgcacttagctttgaagtctgcgaaggtgtgcagaccttgccgtaagctgcgtgtgttgttggcggagagttgtgtctggatcttgtcgCTGTATTGTCGTTTCGTTGCCTTGATGATTTTGCTGGTGAGAGGGCTTTGGTGAGATTTTGACAGATTGAATCATTTGCTACAAGATAACCAAACTTGAACTGCTCTTGTACCCCAGCACatagtcttcaacctgaaatgttatctgcttctctttccacagctgtTGCTTGACCTGAGTgtttcacagaacacagaaaacctacagcacaatacaggcccttcggttttGTTTTTCCATCAGTTTTGTTTCTATTTTGAATTTCTGtaatggtttctgtgatgggaGGGGTCTCAAGAGGATGTCTGAACATAGCTATGAATTCTTCAGGCTTGTCTTCAGCAGTCACATACTAGTCCTGTTATTGTTGAGGATGAAAATGTTATTTTATCTCTGCCTCCTTCTAGCTGCTTAATTGTCCACCTTCTCTCAGTCCTATCACATCCAGTTATGAATTCTGATCTTTGATTGTTAAGTGTGCACTTGATGTGGCTGGGCATTCTTTACAGCTAAAGTGCAGTCCTATATGTGTCTAATGGAATGTGTACACATAGTACCTGCAAGTACCATTGATGTGTGGTTTGCATATTCCAATTCTGCCACTTTACTGAAGAATTTCCTTTTGTGCTTCGTAGCTGTGTGTGCGTGGTCTGTTCCGTGACAGTGCTGGAATCCGGTGGAGTTATGAATTGCTCGGGAAGATCTCCTTGCTGCAGTTGGCCCTGATGGTTGTCATGCAGGTTAACAGCcacaggcagaggcagcgtgcCCGGCAAGAGTGGAAACTTCATCGCAATCTTCCATGCTCGAGGTATGACCACGACTTCTCATTTCACTGCCGAGTAATCAACACTGTTCCAACTAATGCAATTATGCCAATTGGTGAGAGGCTGTGAGCAGTTGTACTTTAAAATTAATGCCATATTCAAATATTCTTCTGGATAGAGTACTGAGCATTGCCTCTAGACTACCCATATTTAACTTGTGTTTAGCACACCGTTACCTTGTTCAGGGTTCTACAACAAAAGAAAATACTTGCATGCAAGCAGCACCTGTAAATGATCTCTGTCCTTTCCAAAGTTGTTTATAAACATAGAGATAATTTGAAGTATCACTGTTACAAAAAGTTCAGAAGATTGTGACTGGTAACTGCCCAGATAATCAAggtggaatgctggaggaactcggcaagtcaggcagcatctatggagaggaataaacagttgacatttcaggctgagacccttcatcagggctggcaaggaagagggcagaagctggaataaaaaggtgggggtgggtaaggagtacaagctggcaggtgataggtgagaccattggggaggaggggagataaagttagaagctgggagtgGATAGGGGAtggggtaaagggctgaagaagaaatccTATAAAAGTGGACAAtcgaccgtgggagaaagggaaggaggaaggcaggtgaggagatgaaAAGGGATGATTGGGTccggaatggggaatggaagaagagagaagggggagaggggagagttaTTGTAAGTTATagaatgttcttgccatcaggatTGGGCTATTCAgatgaatatgaggtgttacttctTGAACctcagtttggcctcatcatggcaggagaggaggccatggacagacatgtcagaatgggaattcaAATTGAAATGGGCATCCACTGGGAATTCCTGCCTTTCATGTCAGAGTGAAAGCAGCCAGGCATCCTGCCTTTTGGATTGGTTATGCAATAAATATTAATCACCACCTCAGGCAAGAGTTCCCTGCTTTATTTTATAGTCATGCAAAAGAATATTTTAAAGAGCTTTTGTTCAACACCTcatctgtgtggaatgagcttcctgtagaagtagtagaggccagatcagttgtgtcatttaaggtaaaattggataggtatatggataggaaaggagtggagggttatgggctgagtgcgggtaggtgggactaggtgagattaagagttcggcacggactaggagggccggaatggcctgtttccgtgctgtgattgttatatggttatatggttaatagtAGAGGGATCTATTCATACAACAGTGGAGCCCAACCCAGACCATGTGATCACCGAGTCTTGAAGTCACTACGTTTTCTTTTAGACACTGGTTTGCTTTCTCCCTGCCAGTCTTACGTGGTAGTTGTGCTTGAGGGTTCAGGGACAATGATGGGATATAGTAGAGAGTTGGGTGTTGCTGTGGAAGTTCAGCTATTACTGTAAACCTTACGAGGTCGCTCTGCTAAAAGAGGTGAAGTTCAAAAGTCAAGCTGTTATGAAGctgtggttaggccacatctggagtattgcatacagttctggttgccctactataggaaggatgttgaggttttgggaagggtgcagaagaggttcacccgGATGCTGCCTGGTTGAGAGGGCATGTACTGTCATGAGAGGCTGcttaaacttgggttgttttctcgagtgccagaggctgaggggaaatctgAAAAAAGTTTTATAAGGTtgaaagaggcatagatagagtagaaaggaagtatcttttccccagggtagaaatctctaataccagagggtagatatgtctaataccaaagggcataCATTGAAAGTGAGAAgcagtaggttcaagggggatgtgaggggtaagtttttttaagtCAAGAGTcatagatgcctggaatgtgctgtctggtttggtggtagaggtaaatgtattagcttttaagagatgtttggataggcacatttatataaggaagatggagggatagggacatggtgaggtaggagggattagtgtttgtgtgtttgatttgctttttagctggttgggcacaacattgtgggctgaatgaccttttcctgtgctgtattgttccatgttctaagTATACACGTGAGAGATGATCCAAGCTTACAAGTCTATTTGGGTGGagttaaaacaaacaaaaataaataggaGTAATCTATAAGCTGCCAGTCAGCAGCCATAGAGTAGCAGAGAGTATCAGACAAGAAATGGGTGCTCGTAAAAGGAGTCGTGCACTAATCATGGGTAACAGTAATCTTCACGTAGATGGAGAGAAGATATAAAGTGGATTCGTAATCAGTGAGATAATCAAGGGTAATGGATGTAGCTGGGAAAACTTAAATCAGACATGATCGTAATGAATAGTGGAGTGGGCTTAAGAGTCCAAATGACCTACTACTCACTACTTCAAGTGTCCTACTCTCACATCCAACCATGCACGAACCCTGCCAGTATACTCAGTAATAGCTTATTTGGTAATTAACTCTTAATTGGACTGGAGTTGAAGAAATTCACTGGAGATCTTTTGGACTACAAGTAAAAGTAGTCTTGCTTTGATATTAAACATTATAAGTACTTCTAAAATTATCAGTTCCTGTCTTTCAAAATTCAGCAACATTTCCAGTAATGGAGCAGCACAGTGTATCTAATTTTATTGGGTACTATAAATTTGGAAAGATAATTATATTGTAGAACAGAGAGGATGTAGTTTTCTAAGTGCAGTTATTTTTAAGTTTTAAATGCTTTTATTAACTGATGGAAGCTTTGCTTTGCCAAGAGATTTACTACTTTCTCTTACAGAAATCCCTCCCAGGACCTCCCAGTCCGCAGTTCCCAGTGCATTCTGTGTTTGGAAGAACGAAGGCACTCGACAGCTACTCCATGTGGACACCTCTTCTGCTGGGAGTGCATCACAGAATGGTGCAATACCAAGGTGGGCAGATACAACTAACATTTGTATTTGAATAACACCTTTAACTCATTAAAGCACCAAGGTATGAGACACACAAGGAACATTTCAACAGTTGGCCAATGTAAACCATGGTATCCAGATACCATAGTGCCACTCAAGCTTTGGTTATATATCTACATTTTGAGGAGCAGCTTTCTGAATTAATGAGCTTTGGGCCAGTGGTGGAGCAGTGAAACACATGCCACAAGTGCACGTTTACCAAACACAGATCTAACAGTCAAGAGACTGGAGCAGAAGCAGGTCACGTGACCCCTCGAACCATTCTCCTTTCCGCCTCAATTCCATTTTCTCACCTGATTCCCATGATCTTTGCTTCtcgttactgccatcagggaggaggtgcaaggaggctgaagacacacactcaaatgttttaagaacagtttctttccctccaccattagatttctgaacagtccatgaacactccgTATTTTGCTCTcttattgcactatttatttatgttttatatttctaattgtaacttacagtatttttatATTGCttctataaaacaacaaatttcatttaataaacctgattctgatgaattCCAAAGATCTGTTAATCTCAGCCTCGTATCTGCACAACAACTAAGCATCTACAGCCCTCtgggatagagaattccaaagttaagtttttttttaaaatgagtaCCCTtgtttcagttctgaatgttccaATGAGGCCAAAGTGGCAATCACAGCCTCTTCCATAAATAGGATGGGATATAATTTATGAAGAGGTCCACATCTCTGCTACTTCTGAACCACTGATGCAAGCCACTAAATGTCATCCCTTCCTTCTCGACTTTGATCATGGGCCAGCAATTCTGGAAGTCAGTGGGATGTTAGATTTTTTTTCAAGGAATTCATTTATGCTGATTGAAATAACAAAGCTTTCAGCACTAATCACTGAGCCACTCTGTTCCTTCTGCTTTTGTTCAATAACTGATCCTCCATTCATACTTAAATTTGGTATCAAGGTTAGCTCTTGTGAGACTATTTTTGTACCTGGCACTTTATCTAATGCAGTTTGAAAATGCATGTATATTTTATTCACATTCTTTTATCCACTGCAAGATATATCCTCAAAACAACTCTATAAATGTATCAAGGTCAATTCACTTCCACAAAACCTTGTGACCTCATGTTTTACTTCTCTAAGTGCTCTGTTATCACTTCTTTAGTAATGAATTCCAGGATTTTCCTGACAGTAATTGTTGGACTCACTGGCTGATTGTCCCCTATGTTTACCATCCCTCCTTTTGTGAATAGGGCTGCTGCATTTAATGGCTTTGGTtctctattcactggaattcagaagaagattgttgaaacttatcaaatattaaaaggttcttgatagagtgaatatggagaggctgtttcctatggtgagggagtttaagaccagaggagacagcctcagattagggtgacatccatttagaatggaaatggggaggaatttctttagccagagagtggtgaacctgtggaatttgttgccataggaagctgtggtggtcaagtcattgggtatatttaaggcagagattgacagattcttgattagtcagagtatgaatggaaaaggggagaaggcaggaaattgggaccgaggaaaaatgaatcagctatgatgaaatggcggagcagacttgatgggccaaatggcctaattccgctcctatatcttatggtcttatttgactCTTGGTTCCAGAATCTATGAAATTTTAATAGATCACAACCAGATCACCTCTCCAGGCATCTCCTTCAGCATGGGTTATACAGTAAGTTATCAGACTAGGGCATTTGTCATCTTTTAGAGCTATTAGATTTTCTTTGCTAGTATTGATAACTAATTATTAGGAGCTCCTTGGTTCACCAGTGAATCTCAGTGTTTTTGTGCCCATTCTTATGAAGCCAGATGGGTTTAAAATCACAGCCTTTTCATATTCCTTGAGTTTTTTCTCAGTGCCTCTAAACAAATCAATCCCTACCTCCAATTTGCTTCATTACACTTATATTTACATGCTTGCATATTTTTCAGTCTGGTTTAGTTCTTATTAGTATATGTTAACTTTTCCATTTCTGACCTTCTTAATTAatatttacaattttcagttCTTGGAAGAGTTCATAATCCTTACAATATTTGTATCTTCTAATTTATTACTGTCCTGATGAAAAGTTGTCAACTTTAAATGCTCATTATTGTTTCTCTCTCTTCATGCTAACTGACCTGTTAGGCATTTCTAGTGTTTATTTtaagatttctagcatcagcTCTTTTTTTCCAGCTATCCCTTACTTCCTTGGGTAATAAAGATGAAACACttttaatgtatttattttattgagatacagcgtagaATAGGCTCTTCGAGCCACATATACCCCGATTTAATcttggcctaatcacgggacaatttacaatgatcaattaacctaccaactggtatgtccttggactgtgggaggaaaccagagcacccggaggaaacccacaaggtcatggggagaaaagGCAGCAGTTCTACTTCTCAGTGGAATGTGACCTGTTAAGaattttcagatttatttaaataTACATCTGCCGCACTTTATTTTCCTGATCCACTTTGAAGATTGGCTCTCAGGTA from Hemitrygon akajei chromosome 29, sHemAka1.3, whole genome shotgun sequence includes:
- the pex10 gene encoding peroxisome biogenesis factor 10; translation: MPVLPVNQPHFIRSNQKDEYYLSSLRSCANDVFQIFAGARRWLEWRKEIELLAELTYFSLTTLAGYQTLGEEYVNIIQVDSSGRRVPSRVRRAALIILHTCVPYLLERGLNRLELDLQAESEGVHALESRWVLVRPRVSQWLQSTVGALSEQQKKVLLQAIYVLRQVISLLHRLHLGIFYLNGAFYHIAKRLTSITYLCVRGLFRDSAGIRWSYELLGKISLLQLALMVVMQVNSHRQRQRARQEWKLHRNLPCSRNPSQDLPVRSSQCILCLEERRHSTATPCGHLFCWECITEWCNTKAECPLCREMFQPHKLIYLRHYI